CTCGTAGTCGGCGACCGCTCGATCTACGCGTCCCAGCTCCGGAGCCGGGCCGAGTCGGCGGCCCACCGTTTCCGGTTCGCCCTGCCGCTCATGGCGGCGATCCCCGCCGGCGATGCAGCCCGAGTTCCTCGGGCGGTGGTCACGCTCGATGATTCGACGATGAGCGTCCGGGCCCGGCTCGTCCGCGCCGGTGTCCCGGGTGCGCCGGTGGTCGACCGAGCCGGTTCCGTCCTTGGCTCGATCGATGTGGTGGCCCTCGAGACCGCGGCCGACGGCTCGACCATCGGTGATCTCGATCTTGCCGGATCGACCATCCCCGCCGATGGCGCGCTCGACGATGCGCTCGCCATCCTGACCGACGCGCATCGGAGCTGGGCTCCGGTGGTCGCCGACGATCGGCTCGTCGGGATTCTTTCTATCCGCGACATCGTCGCCGCGTATCGGCGGGCGCTCGCCGGCAATGTCCAGCGGGTCCGGGGCGTGGATGGCGGCGGATCGCTCGTCGACGCGGAGATCGGCCCGTCCTCGACGCTCGTGGGTTCCTCGGTCGCCGCCGTCCCGTGGCCGCGGCAGGCGATCCTCGTGTCCGTGACGCGCGGCGAGGAGGTGATCGTGCCGCGGGGCGATCTCGTCCTCGAAGCGGGCGATCGACTCACCGCGTTTGCGACCCCTGCGGCGCGAGAGGCGCTCGAGGGGCTCCTCGCGAGCCGGATCGCCGCCGCCGCGCCCGAGGCGTGAGCGCGGCACCTGGTTCCTCAGCGATTGCCGTTCGCCATCCGAGTGGCGTCGGGCCGGCCGCGGAGTCTGCCCATCGCGAAGATCCCGACCAGCGGCCCGGTGGCGAGCAGGCCGAACGCGATCTGCCAGCCCACTGCGTCGGTTGAGCGGAGGAGCCCGACGAGGGTGATCGTCACCCCGGGCAGGAGGAATCCGGCCGCCGTCTGGAGCGCGAGAGCGGATCCGGCCGTGCCGGGTGGTCCCAACTCGGTGACAGCGACGGAGAACTGCGCCGAATCGGCGACGACGCTGATCCCCCAGACGACCCCGAGGGCGAGGGTCAGCGCTGGCGGCGCACCGAACAGGAATCCGATGGCGACGGCGCAGGAGCCGCTCACCGCCATCGCAGTCATCGTCAGTGTCGTCCGACCAATACGATCTGCGGCGAGCCCGGCGGCGGCGCAGCCGAGCCCACCCGCCGCCACGACCACGAATGCAGCGAGGCTCGCCGGCGCCGGGTCGCTGAGGCCGGCGGCGGCGAAGCTCGCGGTGAGGAACAGAGGGATCCAGGTCCACATCGCGTACAGCTCCCACATGTGACCGAGATACCCGAGGCTGGCCAGCTGGACCGACGGCTCGCGAAAGGCGGTGCGAGCCACAGCCAGGCTGAACCGTGGCGCCGGGACGTCGAACGGACCGCTGGACACCGTCCGGATGACCAGCCAGGCCGCCGAGGACGCCGGCGACGCTGGCGGAGGCGACGATCGCCCGCCAGTCGAGGCCGGACAGCTTGCCGAGGGCTCGGAACAGGTAGGGCAGGGACGCTCCCACGGTGAGGGCCCCGACGAGGATGCCGATTGCCAGGCCGCGCTCGCGCCGGAACCAGCCCGCGACGATCTTCATCCCGACCGGGTAGACGCCGGCCAGGGCGAACCCCGTGAGGAAGCGGAACAGGATCGCACCGGCTTCATCGCGTGCGACGTAGGCGAAGCCGAGGTTGGCGGTCGCGGCGCCGAGAGCTCCGACGAGGAAGAGGATGCGGCCCGGCAGGACGTCAACGGCGCCAGTGACGGCGAGCAGGAGTGCACCGGCGACGAAGCCGAGCTGAACGGCGATCGTCACGAGCGGGAGATCCATCCCCCCGAGATGCCAGTCGACCACGAGCAGCGGCGCGACGGCGGACGCGCTGAACCAGGGCGACATCGCGAGCAGTTCGCCGAGACCGAGGAAGACGAGGAGACGCCAGCGGGCCAACGGCTCGGGATCGCCGGCCTCCCCTCCCGACGCGACCGCGCGGAGCATCGCGTGCCGCGCATCCTCCCCTCGCAGGCCTTCGACCCGCCCTATCCGAACCACAGGAGGCCTTGGGTCGCCTCATCCAGTGGCACATCGGGCGGCACTTCCGCAAGGACGGCGGGCTCCGCCGCCCAGGAGGCCCGGGCCGACTCGAGCGGTTGGCGTCGAATGACCCGCGCGTCGTTCTCGTCAAGCGATGCCGGTCCCGGTTCACTGGCCTGAGTAGCCGGCGCCTTCGGATCCGTCATGGTCGATTCCAGTCGTTCCCGGCGCATTCGAGGCCGGATGGGGCCGTGTTCCGTCGCCACGCGTCTCGGGTTCGGCGTCAGCGAGCGCGGACGATGGTGCGATGCCTCCGTGGCGCTGGGCCCTCCATCCAGCTCGGTCGCCGGTCCCCGAAGCATAGGCTCGAACCAAGCCCGCTGGATGTGACCCGCGTCACGCTTCGTCCCGGATGTGTGCCTCGCCCTCGGGGCGGTCCGATCTCGGTCCTGTCGCCGAACCGGATCCGGCACGGCCAGCCGTGTGTCGTGCGTCACGGCGGCCATCCCGGCAGCACCGGTAGTCTTGGCTCCAGATGCGGCTACCCACGAGATGGAGGGCGAGCAGCGTGCTCTACACGAAGGAGCTGGTGGCCGCCGGGGCAACCGTCCGTCTCGTCTTCGACGGTGCCGGCACCGGTTGGCTGGCCCGCTGGGGGCGCAGTGATGGCCCGGCGTCCCGCGCCGCGGAGCTCTTCGCGGAGCTCAAGGCGGCCGGCCTCGCCTACGAGGTCTGCGACTACTGCGCCGGTGCGTTCGACGTCCGCGAGGAGCTGTCCGACGCCGGTGAGGCGCTGACCGGCTCGTACATGGACCATCCGAGCGTCGCCGGGCACGTGGCGGACGGGTTCCAGGTGTGGATCCTGTGACGGTCGCGAAAACGGGCGCCCGATCGCGATAGGTCTCCCGACGAGTCTCCCCAGGACCTCTGGCGGGTTGCCCGGTGATGCAGCCGCGGCGACGATCGTCGGAACTTGGCCGGACCACGCTCCACGAGACGAACACCCTTGACCATCCGTCCACTCGTCCTCGGCGGTCGACCGTCGCTCTCTGCTCCGAACGTCGTCGCGAGCGCCCTCGAATCGGCGCGCGCCCCCCTCGTGGTCGGCGCGATCGGCGCCGGACTCGTCCTGCTCGCCGGGCTGCCGGCGCTCGTGCTCTCGACGTCGGCTGACCGGGTCACGGTCGGCGGGCTGAGCCTCCTCGGCACGGCCGCGGTGGGCGCCACGCTGTCCATCCGGCCGCGCGATCGGGTCGTGAGTTCGATCGCGACGGTGCTGGCCATCGCCTCGATCACGGCTCTGGCGCGGGCCGTCTTCGCCGAGGTTCCCACGATCGTCTGGCTGTTCGCGTTCGTCGTCCCGGCCGTCGGCCTCGTCCGCGGCCCGGCGCAGGGGGCCCTCGCCGGGTTGCTTGCCGAGCCAGCTCTGCGCTGGATCGAGACCGGTACCGCGGTCGGCCCCCTCGATGCGCAGGCGCCGTTCGGGTTCCTCATCCTCGTCGCCCTCGGATCCGTGCCCGCCTATCTGTTGGCGGTGGCGCACAGCCGGCGTGAGGCGCTCGATGCTCAGCTCGCGCGAGCCAACGAACTCCTGAGCATCGCCGTCGTGGCCCGCGAAGCTCTGAAGGAGGCCCAGGATCAGGCGATCTTCATGCTCGCCCGGGCGGCCGAGGCGCGGGACGGCACGACCGGCCAGCACATCCAGTCGGTGCGTGCTCTCGCCGGCGAGCTTGCGCTCGCGCGCGGGATTGGCGCCGCCGCCGCTGAGGAGATCGCCTGGTCGGCGATGCTCCACGACCTCGGCAAGCTGCGGGTGCCCGATCGGGTGCTCCTCAAGCCGGGCAGCCTGACCGAGGAGGAGTGGGCGATCATCCGTCAGCATCCCGCCTGGGGCGAGGAGCTGCTGGCGGGCACGGCGGGCTTCGCGGTCGCCCGGCTCATCGCCCGCTCCCACCACGAGAACTGGGATGGTACGGGCTACCCGGACCGCCTCGTCGGCGAGGCCATCCCCCACGCGGCGCGGATCGTCCGGATCGTCGATGTCTACGACGCGCTTCGGAGCGACCGCCCGTACAAGCCCGCCTGGTCGCCGGAGCGGGCGCTCGACGAGATCCAGGCGATGCGCGGTCGCGGCCTCGACCCGGAGTTGACGGATCTGTTCCTCGGGCTGGCACATTGACTCCCCGCGGATGAGGGGGGTCGGCTCGGGTGACGCGTGGCCGCGCGGACTGTGGGCCACATCACGGCGGCGGTGAGGATCCACCCACGATGATCGTGGCTCAACACTCGCACGGAGCCCGTCATGCGCAGCGATATCCGGCCCCGAGCCACATTCCCCGACTTCGAGCTCCCGGACCAGTCCGGCCGGCGTCGGCAGTTGTCCGAGATCCAGGGGATCGATCCGATGATCGTGGTCCTCTCCCGGGGACGCTACTGTCCGAAGGACCGGCGCCAGCTGCGTAACCTCGTCGAGCTCGCCCCCGAGTTCAAGGTGGCGTACACGAAGATCGTGACGATCTCCACGGACAACCTGCTCGAGACCAACGAGTTCCGCGACGGCCTCGGGGCGACCTGGCCGTTCCTCTCGGACCCCGGACGAATCGTCCAGAAGGATCTCGACGTCGCCGAGTACACGGATCCCACCCACGATCCGATGGTCCCTCACACGTTCGTGCTGGGCCCCTGCCTCGTCATCCACTCCATCTACAACGGCTACTGGTACTGGGGGCGCCCGTCCAACGAGGACCTCCGCCGCGACCTTCGCGACGTCACGCGCCGAGCCCGCTCCGACTGGGACCTCGGGGCTCCCGGCCCTCGGGAGAAGTGGGAGGCCGGAGAGCGGGCGGAGTTCTGGCCCTACGGCCGGTCCCTCCGCGAGGTCCTCGCCGCGGAACGGGAGATCGCGTGACCCGCGCGCTTCGATCCCGGGACACCGAGGGCTCGTCGGTCTCGCGACGCCTCCTCGCGGCCGTCTCTTCGCGCTCGACCGCCGAGCTCCGGGGAGACCAGTGAATCTCTTCCGGCTCCTGCGTCGCGTCGTCGTGGCACAGCCGGCGCCGGCGCCCGTTCCGATCGACGTTCCCCCGGAGCTGACGGTGTACGGGGCGGACTGGTGTGGGGATTGTCGTCGGGCGAAGCACCACCTCGACACGGCCGGCGTCCCGTACCGCTGGGTCGACCTTCGGTCGGATCTCGCGGCGAAACGGATGCTCGCGGCGGCAGGCCTCCGGGCGATCCCGGTCATCGCCACGCCGGACGGGCGCGTCCTGGTGGAGCCGTCGAACGCGGATCTCGGTCGACTTGTCGCGTCGCTCGCCTGAGGTCGCGCCACCCGGGTCAGTCGTCAGCCCGTGATGGCCGGCGAACCGGGAACCACCGATCTGGTCCGAGCCGCGGACCGCTCGCTCACCGGCTGTTGGAAGACGCAGTCGAGTGGGGCGACAGCGTCGTCGCGCCGACGTTTCCCTTCGTCGTGGGCCCTACCAACGATGCGGTAGCACTCCCGCAGATGTCGAGCTCGAGGTTCTGTCACGGTGTTGCGAGCACTCCCTCCGGCGGGTCGAATCGCGCCGGGTGGTCGAGATAGTCGATCCACAGCTCCGGGCGTCGGAGCCCCACCGCAAGGCCTCGTCGGAACGAGAAGCGGCCCCATCGCAGCACGACTCCGGCGTCACCGATGAGGCCGAGCAGCCGCCGCTTTGCGAAGAGCCGGATGCCGTCGATCGGTGCAAGCTCGACGAACTCGGTATCCGGTTCCGTGGCCCTCCACCCCACGGTCAAGTCGCCGACCCAGGTGCCGCAGCACCAGGAGCGGAACGAATCGATGACGAGAATCCGGCCGGCCGCCAGTCCGCGGAGGGACGACCGCAGCGCGGCATCCACCTCGACCGAGATCGTGGACGGGACGACCGGGTGGCCGCCCGGGGTTGCCGCGATGTTCTCCACTGCTGACCTCTTCCTGGGTACGCTCGAGATCGTGGTCAGGCCTCCGCCCTCCGTCGTCCCGGAGCAGGCGGCGACGCGACCATGCGCCCGGAACGTAGGGCGGGGTGGCGCGCCCGTCTGTGGCGTGGATCACGCTCAGCGCGGTTCCAAGGTTAAACCCGGATCGCCGTGTTGCCCCGGGCATGCATCGACCCCCGGCCGCCGACCGGGGGTCGATTGCGAGAAGGCCCCTGGGGTGGGTTAGTTGTTGGCGCGGAAGACGAACCGGTCGAGGACGAGGCCGAGCACGCTTCCGTACATGAACGTGTGGGCCACGAACTGGACGGCCACATTCTGGCTATCCGGGAACCACGTCCAGCCGAAGACTCCGGCGAGGACGAAGAAGTTCATGATCCAGAGGCCGAAGCCGGCCAGGCTCGCGACGACGAGGACCGCGGCGGTCGACCGAGAGAACGACGGCACGAGCGCGAGCACGCCCGCCACGACGACGCCGTACATCATCGACAGCGCCATGTGAACCACGAGTCCGGCACCGCCGGACGTGAGGAGCGAACTCGTCGGATCGAGCGCTGTCTTGCCGAGCGCGATCGCCCCGATCATCCGCAGCGGCATGAAGAACGCAGCGCTGCCATTGAGCACGACGGCCATGATCATCTCGAACATCGCAAAGACGATCCCGCCGACGATCCCGCCGACGATCCCGTAGCGGATCCAGGTCCCCGTGGCGATGCGTCGGTCGGTGAACGTTGCGGTCGACATGTGCGGACTCCTTATCCAATCGTTGATAGGACCCGACCGTAGTCGCACCCGTCGCGATGTTCTGTAGCCTCCCTCACAAAGCCTGCAGGACACCGCCTGGGCAAGGCGCCGCGTAGGCCAGCCCGCCGCCGGGTGTGGGCTGCTGGTACGCGATGAGGAACCGCCAGCGGCTCATTCGACCAGCCTCGATGGACCTCTGGACCAGAGCCTCTTCGGCGAGGATGAGGAGCATCGCCAGACGGCCTCGGGACGTCGCCGTCCGCTCGCGAAGCAGGGTCCGCGCCGCGTCGGCGCGTCGGCGACTGCTCTCGTCAAGAGCCGCCGTGACGTCGTCGAACCGCTCGACTCGGACGTCGGCCGCGTGGAGCGAGCGGCCCAGCCGATCGCCGGCATTCGGACCGGTGACGAGGAGTGCAGCGAAGAGTCGACCGTTGGGACCCAGTGCTTCCCCGATGCCCCGGACCGACGCTGCGAGGTCCGGCGCGAACATCAGGGAGTCGATCGCGTAGGCGCTCGTGGCGCCGAGGAGCGGTGGGCAGGCAAGATCGCCGGCGTAGAACCGGACCGCGGCACTGACGCCAGCACGCCGGGCTCGCCTCGTCGCCGCGGCGACGGCCCGCCGGGAAACGTCGACGCCGACGATCTGTGCTCCTGAGCGGCGATGCATCTCGAGCGCCAGGCTGCCGATCCCGCAGCCGAGGTCGAGCAGCCGATCGCCCGGCGCGGGATCGAGGTCCGTCAGCAGGAAGTCGCGGTCCTCCGTGGTGAGATAGCCGTGGGCAGCCACGCCCCCGGCCGCCGTGAGCGTCAGGAAGCGACGTCCCGCGACTGATCCGACGAGGAGCGCGTAGGAGATGTCGAAGTAGATCCGGGCGATGACCCCGGCCGCGACTCGACCAAGCCCCCGCCGCTGCCGCCACGTCACGCGCGGGGCCTTCGGGCCGGGCGGAGCCAGGCAAAGGCGATGGCGGCGCCCACGACGATGACGACGGCGATCTCCGCCGGTTTGTCGAGCGCCCCGCCAGCGGATCGGACCGCGACGAGGCCAGCGCCGGTCACGATCGCTCCGCCCACGATGACTTCGGCCCGTGGACGGATGGTCATTCGCCGGGCTCCGGAACGCGGCGCTTCCGCCGAGTGAGCGAGCGGCCGGCGATCGCCACCAGCGCGACCATGGGCAGGCCAACGATCGCGACGAGGAGCAACGGGGTCCGCACGGCGAGGTCGCGCACCCCACTCTCGATGGAGAGGGCGAGATCCGCGGCGCCGAGGGCTGCATAGAGGCCACCCAGGGCGTTCGAGCCCTGGAACACGATGAAGGCCGCGCCGAGCCCGATGAACAGCAGGCTCGAGATGACGACGGAGCTGTGGCGGCGGATCGGACCGAGCTGCAGCTCCCGGCCGCGCAGGCGGCCGCGACCGGAGGCCCCGAGTCGGTCCCAGGCGAGGGCGAGGGCGAACAGCGGGGCGGCCATCCCTGCCGCGAAGATCGCGAGGAGGACCGCGCCCTCGATCGCGCCCCCGGAGGCGCCCGCGATCGTCAGTACCCCGCCGAGCAGCGGCCCCGAGCAGAACCCGCCGATCCCGTACACGAGACCGAGCACGTACGTGGCGGCAAGGGACTCGCCGCTCGCGGCGAACCCTCGTCCGGAGAGGCGTCCGGCGCCCGGCACCTCGAACCCGCCGACCGCCAGCTGGAAGGCACCGATCGCGATGAGCAGGAGGCCGGCCACGATCGAGACCTCTGTCCGGTGCTCGAGGAACAGGCTGCCGAGAGCCCCGACGCCGAGGCCGAGCGGGACGAAGAGGGTGAGGAGTCCGACGTAGAAGACAGCGGTCCGCAGGAGCAGCTGGCCGCGCGACGGGAATGCATAGGCGAAGAAGGCCGGCAGGAGCAGTGCCGAACACGGGCTGAGCAAGGACAGCACGCCGCCGGCGAACGCGACGACCGTCTCGATTCCCATCGCTGCGTCTCGCGGCTACTTCGACGCGAGGGCGGCATCGATCGCCGCCTGGAAGACCTCGAATGGCTGGGCGCCGACGATCCGCTGCGTGCCGATGAGGAACGTGGGAGTGCCGTTGAAGCCCTTCGAGGTGACGTCGGCGAGATCCGCCTGGACCGCGCCGGCGTGGGTACCCGCGTCGACGCAGGCGTCGAACTTGGAGACGTCGAGTCCGAGGCTGGCGCCGAATCCCTTGAGGCGGTCCTTCGAGAACGCCCCCGTGTTCTCGCCGCCCTGGTTCTCATAAAGGAGGTCGTGATACTCCCAGAACCTGCCCTGATCGCCCGCGCAGCGCGCGGCATTCGCCGCGTCCCGCGACTCAGGGCCGATCCAGGCGAAGTCGTGCCACTCGAGGCGGACCGTGCCGGTGTCGATGTAGGCGGTCTTGATCTGCACCTCGACCGAACGAGCGAATGCCCCGCATGACGGACACTGGAAGTCGCCGTATTCGCGGATCAGGACGGGCGCGGCGGCCTGGCCGAGAACCGGGTGCGGGTCCGCGACGCTGCCTGTGGGCGTGCCCGCCGCGCCGATGTAGAGGATGCCGACGACCGTGGCGGCCGCGACCGCGAGGAGCCCTGGCAGCGCCCAGCGCCGGAGACTGCGCGGCGAGCGCCGCGCTGGCATCGCGCTGCGGACCGTCGACCGCCCGGATCGGTCCGTCGCCCGTAGGCTCGTCCGGACACCAGCGCGCTCGGTGGAACCCAGGGGCGTGGTTGTACCTTCGCGCGGATCTGCGCTTCGGCGACGCTTGCCCAATCGATCCTCCGTCCGGTCCACGTCAAGCGGCCGCGCCGCGCACCCCGGGGGATGGTAGGCGGGTCACTGTGTCGCGGCTGTGACGGACATCACGAACCGGGGACGTGACGCACCACACAGCGATCCTGCCGGGGATAGATCAACATTCGCGCCGATGAACGATCGCACTACCATCGACGACGTTGGGCCGATCGTCGCCGAGGTCAGCGCGCCCGCCGCCCTCGTGTTCCAAATGATTGGCGCGATCGGCCAGGGTCCCCAGCGTCCTGGCGACCGCGCCGACGTTCTTGCGCGCGATGGCGATTCGCTCATCTGCGATTTCCGGACGACCGTCCGCCTCCCACTCGGCCGGAGACGATCCGTGCGAACGCGTGAGGCCGTGCGGCTCGTGCCACCGGACCGCGTCGAGTACGAGCACCTCGACGGTCCGGTCCGCGGTCTTCGCGAGTCGATCACGGTCGAATCGATCGAAGACCATCGCAGCCGGCTCGTCTACCGGGGCACGTACGGTTCGCGGGGTCGCCTCGCCCGGGCGGTCTTCCGGCTCCTGTCCAAGGGCACGATCGAGCGCGCGATGGATGAGCACTTCACCGACCTTCGGCAGCGGGCCGAAGCTCGGGCGGTGCGCAGCCGAGCGTTCGCGGTCGAGCCAGCCGTCGAACCCGTCGACGACTAGGGGTCGGCCTGGGCAACCGCCGCGAAGTACCGCAGATCCCCCCGCCGCACCGCGGCGCGGACCTCGTCTGCGAGGCGCTGCGCCTGCGCCGGTCCGATCCATGCTGAGCCAGCGGACCCGGCGAGCGCCCCGAGATCCAGTCCCAGGTCGCGCGCCGCGACCGCCGCCAACCTGATGCGGGCTTCGATCCGATCGACGAGGGCGCAGATCGACGCCGTCCGATCCCACCGTCGCTCGATCCTCAGGCCGGCAGCACCGAGCTGCCGGCCGAGCTCGCCGGCGCGCCAGGCATCGGTGACGCACAGCGCCGCGCCGAGGATCCGGTGGTCGGTCAGCGCCGGGATCGGGTCGTCGCCGACCTCGACATCGCTCAGGATGAGCCGGCCACCCGGGCGGAGCACTCGGCGCATCTCGATCAGCGCGTCCGTCCGGGGCAGCGTCGAGAGGACGCACTCGGCGAGGATCCCGTCGAAGGTGGCCGATTCGTACGGCAGGTTCAGCAGATCGGCCCGGCGCCAGCGCACCCGACCGATTGGCTCGCGTGATTCGGCGTGCGCGATCACCTCGGCGCTGGCGTCCACGGCGTCGACCTGGAGACCGAACTCGCCGGCTGCGAGGCGCGAGCTTGCCCCCGGACCGCAACCGGCGTCGAGCAGCCGCGTTCCCGGCTTGAGCTCTGACGCCGCGAGCAGCTGGCGCGTGCTCTCGAGCCCACCGGGGTGGAACGACTCTCCGATGAGGAGCTCGGCGAGCGGATTCCCGTAGACCGTCGAGCAGCAGGCGATGACGCTGGCTGGCTCACGCCGGAGTTCGACCCTCGGGCTGACCGGCCCCGGGTCGCCCGAACGCTCGGCCGTCATCAACGCGGCTCCAGGACCGCAACGGCGCGGCCACCACGTCGTCGGGCGGCGAGGCGCTGGCGGGTCTCCTCGCGGTAGCCGACCGTGTTGTACGTGCAGAAGGGGATCATCCGTCCGTCATCCTGGAGGACCCCGATGCAGCACTTCATCGCCTTCTTGACGTCGAACGTCCAAG
Above is a window of Chloroflexota bacterium DNA encoding:
- a CDS encoding DsrE family protein — encoded protein: MLYTKELVAAGATVRLVFDGAGTGWLARWGRSDGPASRAAELFAELKAAGLAYEVCDYCAGAFDVREELSDAGEALTGSYMDHPSVAGHVADGFQVWIL
- a CDS encoding HD domain-containing protein; this translates as MTIRPLVLGGRPSLSAPNVVASALESARAPLVVGAIGAGLVLLAGLPALVLSTSADRVTVGGLSLLGTAAVGATLSIRPRDRVVSSIATVLAIASITALARAVFAEVPTIVWLFAFVVPAVGLVRGPAQGALAGLLAEPALRWIETGTAVGPLDAQAPFGFLILVALGSVPAYLLAVAHSRREALDAQLARANELLSIAVVAREALKEAQDQAIFMLARAAEARDGTTGQHIQSVRALAGELALARGIGAAAAEEIAWSAMLHDLGKLRVPDRVLLKPGSLTEEEWAIIRQHPAWGEELLAGTAGFAVARLIARSHHENWDGTGYPDRLVGEAIPHAARIVRIVDVYDALRSDRPYKPAWSPERALDEIQAMRGRGLDPELTDLFLGLAH
- a CDS encoding redoxin domain-containing protein — translated: MRSDIRPRATFPDFELPDQSGRRRQLSEIQGIDPMIVVLSRGRYCPKDRRQLRNLVELAPEFKVAYTKIVTISTDNLLETNEFRDGLGATWPFLSDPGRIVQKDLDVAEYTDPTHDPMVPHTFVLGPCLVIHSIYNGYWYWGRPSNEDLRRDLRDVTRRARSDWDLGAPGPREKWEAGERAEFWPYGRSLREVLAAEREIA
- a CDS encoding glutathione S-transferase N-terminal domain-containing protein — protein: MDVPPELTVYGADWCGDCRRAKHHLDTAGVPYRWVDLRSDLAAKRMLAAAGLRAIPVIATPDGRVLVEPSNADLGRLVASLA
- a CDS encoding class I SAM-dependent methyltransferase; this encodes MTWRQRRGLGRVAAGVIARIYFDISYALLVGSVAGRRFLTLTAAGGVAAHGYLTTEDRDFLLTDLDPAPGDRLLDLGCGIGSLALEMHRRSGAQIVGVDVSRRAVAAATRRARRAGVSAAVRFYAGDLACPPLLGATSAYAIDSLMFAPDLAASVRGIGEALGPNGRLFAALLVTGPNAGDRLGRSLHAADVRVERFDDVTAALDESSRRRADAARTLLRERTATSRGRLAMLLILAEEALVQRSIEAGRMSRWRFLIAYQQPTPGGGLAYAAPCPGGVLQAL
- a CDS encoding cytochrome c biogenesis protein CcdA, which codes for MGIETVVAFAGGVLSLLSPCSALLLPAFFAYAFPSRGQLLLRTAVFYVGLLTLFVPLGLGVGALGSLFLEHRTEVSIVAGLLLIAIGAFQLAVGGFEVPGAGRLSGRGFAASGESLAATYVLGLVYGIGGFCSGPLLGGVLTIAGASGGAIEGAVLLAIFAAGMAAPLFALALAWDRLGASGRGRLRGRELQLGPIRRHSSVVISSLLFIGLGAAFIVFQGSNALGGLYAALGAADLALSIESGVRDLAVRTPLLLVAIVGLPMVALVAIAGRSLTRRKRRVPEPGE
- a CDS encoding DsbA family protein: MPARRSPRSLRRWALPGLLAVAAATVVGILYIGAAGTPTGSVADPHPVLGQAAAPVLIREYGDFQCPSCGAFARSVEVQIKTAYIDTGTVRLEWHDFAWIGPESRDAANAARCAGDQGRFWEYHDLLYENQGGENTGAFSKDRLKGFGASLGLDVSKFDACVDAGTHAGAVQADLADVTSKGFNGTPTFLIGTQRIVGAQPFEVFQAAIDAALASK
- a CDS encoding methyltransferase domain-containing protein, translating into MTAERSGDPGPVSPRVELRREPASVIACCSTVYGNPLAELLIGESFHPGGLESTRQLLAASELKPGTRLLDAGCGPGASSRLAAGEFGLQVDAVDASAEVIAHAESREPIGRVRWRRADLLNLPYESATFDGILAECVLSTLPRTDALIEMRRVLRPGGRLILSDVEVGDDPIPALTDHRILGAALCVTDAWRAGELGRQLGAAGLRIERRWDRTASICALVDRIEARIRLAAVAARDLGLDLGALAGSAGSAWIGPAQAQRLADEVRAAVRRGDLRYFAAVAQADP